A single region of the Nicotiana sylvestris chromosome 6, ASM39365v2, whole genome shotgun sequence genome encodes:
- the LOC104210666 gene encoding G-type lectin S-receptor-like serine/threonine-protein kinase At4g03230 encodes MVFQIITTTSFLLLFLLNSSFSFGQEEFSIGDRIGANKSIIMGVTIVSSSENFELGFFTPDNGSYYIGIWYKNISPQTIVWVANREKKLSFPEMANAEFTVRNGNLVLLNGFRQPIWRTNIKYYTKPDSVIAVLGNDGNFVLRDGSNSTSPLLWQSFDNPSNTYMPGSKLSYNKHTKAMQYITSWRSLEDPSPGPYTVEINPTNGQIRAMWNRTEEYWNSGTWDGDRFSNVPYNIPNTTVNYTYINNDNEVYYAHTFFSPLVTSRFVIDVTGVMKQFTWLDSSHQWNVIFLQPTQPCDVYAYCGAFGTCNPISSSVCSCFPGFVPRLDTDWHLDIFSQGCVRETNLSCGNSSAPFRDRFWMMSDVTLPKHYHTVKATRAECESTCFKNCSCTAYAYDGVECLTWTKELLNLQQLSQDDQRGRNLFIKLAASDFPSDQALNRKQSTARLKVTIILATAFVTILLACCAFTYFYCRRRMANRKGQRNLLDHLKSRVNPNDLTNEDDDNTLDVRCFSFESILAATDQFSEANMLGRGGFGPVYKGKFLGGREIAVKRLSTQSRQGIEEFTNEVLLIARVQHRNLVRLLGYCVKGNEKIVLYEYMLNKSLDTFIFDQQNRTLLDWRKRFDIILGIARGMSYLHHDSRLTIIHRDLKTSNILLDEEMDPKISDFGLARIVQGDFTQANTKKIVGTYGYMSPEYALNGSFSTKSDVFSFGVIILEILSGRRNTGFYQCDEARNLIEYAWGLWNEERAINLVDESLLETCNIDEAIKCINIGLLCVQENPCGRPSMSNVIVMLGGESMILPRPNHPAFVARTTISSESITSSTKNGLTITIEQGR; translated from the exons ATGGTCTTCCAAATAATTACTACTACTTCTTTTCTGTTGCTTTTCTTGCTCAATTCCTCATTTTCTTTTGGACAAGAGGAATTTTCCATTGGAGATAGAATTGGCGCAAACAAATCCATTATTATGGGTGTTACTATTGTCTCGTCGAGTGAAAACTTTGAGCTGGGTTTCTTCACACCAGATAACGGCAGTTATTACATTGGCATATGGTACAAAAACATAAGCCCGCAAACAATCGTTTGGGTAGCAAATAGGGAAAAGAAACTTTCTTTTCCTGAAATGGCTAATGCAGAATTCACAGTTAGGAATGGAAACTTAGTTCTCTTGAATGGGTTCCGACAACCAATATGGAGAACAAATATCAAGTACTACACGAAGCCTGATTCCGTCATAGCTGTTCTTGGTAATGACGGAAATTTTGTATTGAGAGACGGGTCGAATTCAACATCTCCGCTACTCTGGCAAAGTTTCGACAACCCTAGCAATACTTATATGCCTGGTTCGAAGCTTAGTTATAACAAGCATACGAAAGCCATGCAATACATTACATCTTGGAGGAGTTTAGAAGATCCTAGTCCAGGTCCTTACACTGTTGAGATTAATCCAACAAATGGCCAGATTAGGGCAATGTGGAATAGAACTGAGGAATACTGGAACAGTGGTACTTGGGATGGAGATAGATTTAGTAATGTGCCATATAACATTCCCAACACAACAGTTAACTATACGTATATCAACAATGATAATGAGGTTTATTATGCGCATACTTTCTTTAGTCCTTTAGTCACATCAAGATTTGTTATTGATGTCACGGGGGTAATGAAGCAATTCACATGGTTGGATAGCTCTCATCAATGGAATGTAATTTTTCTTCAACCAACACAACCCTGTGATGTATATGCTTATTGTGGAGCATTTGGTACTTGTAATCCCATCTCAAGTTCGGTATGCAGTTGTTTCCCTGGTTTCGTTCCCAGATTAGACACGGATTGGCATTTGGATATTTTTTCTCAAGGTTGTGTTAGGGAAACAAATTTGAGCTGCGGTAATTCTAGTGCTCCCTTTAGGGATAGGTTTTGGATGATGTCCGATGTGACATTACCAAAACACTATCATACAGTTAAAGCTACAAGAGCAGAATGTGAATCTACTTGTTTCAAAAATTGTTCTTGTACTGCTTATGCTTATGACGGCGTTGAATGTTTAACTTGGACTAAAGAGCTCCTAAATCTGCAACAACTGTCTCAAGATGATCAAAGAGGAAGAAACCTGTTTATCAAACTTGCTGCTTCTGATTTTCCAAGTGACCAAG CATTGAACCGTAAGCAATCAACGGCAAGGCTCAAAGTCACGATCATTCTTGCAACAGCATTTGTGACAATTCTATTAGCATGCTGCGCCTTTACCTACTTTTATTGTAGAAGAAGGATGGCAAATAGAAAAG GCCAAAGGAATCTTTTGGATCATTTGAAGAGTAGAGTAAACCCTAACGATTTGACTAATGAAGATGATGACAATACATTGGATGTTCGATGTTTTAGTTTTGAAAGCATATTAGCTGCTACAGATCAATTCTCAGAGGCAAACATGCTGGGCCGAGGAGGGTTTGGTCCCGTTTATAAG GGTAAATTTCTAGGAGGAAGAGAGATTGCGGTTAAAAGATTATCAACTCAATCTCGACAAGGCATAGAAGAATTTACGAATGAAGTGTTATTGATCGCGAGAGTTCAACACAGGAATCTAGTTAGACTTTTGGGCTATTGTGTAAAGGGAAATGAAAAGATTGTACTTTACGAGTACATGTTAAATAAGAGTTTGGACACCTTCATATTTG ATCAACAAAATCGCACATTGCTGGACTGGAGAAAACGATTTGACATTATACTTGGAATTGCCCGTGGAATGTCTTATCTACACCATGATTCAAGGCTGACGATCATTCATAGAGATCTTAAAACTAGTAATATTTTGCTAGACGAAGAAATGGACCCTAAGATTTCGGACTTTGGCTTAGCAAGGATTGTTCAAGGAGATTTTACACAAGCAAATACGAAAAAAATTGTCGGAACCTA TGGCTATATGTCTCCGGAATATGCGTTGAATGGATCGTTCTCAACCAAGTCAGACGTTTTTAGTTTTGGAGTAATTATACTTGAAATTCTAAGCGGCAGAAGAAACACCGGATTTTACCAATGCGACGAGGCAAGGAACCTCATCGAATAT GCTTGGGGACTGTGGAATGAAGAGAGGGCAATCAATTTGGTGGATGAATCGCTACTTGAAACATGTAACATAGATGAAGCAATAAAATGCATTAACATTGGTCTCTTATGCGTACAAGAAAACCCTTGTGGGCGTCCAAGTATGTCCAATGTCATAGTAATGCTTGGGGGTGAAAGCATGATTCTTCCAAGACCTAATCATCCAGCTTTTGTGGCAAGAACTACTATTTCTAGTGAATCTATAACTTCCTCTACCAAGAATGGGCTAACTATTACAATTGAACAAGGTCGATAA